In the genome of Onychostoma macrolepis isolate SWU-2019 chromosome 10, ASM1243209v1, whole genome shotgun sequence, the window CATCAGGATGGAGGCCCCTCTGGTGTGCCTGGATGAGGAATTCGAGGATCTGCGACCCTGCAAGATGGAGGAGCTCGAATCCGAGCAGCCTGCCTACCGGCCTCACAAAACCATTCCTCTGGCCCCGCTCTGCCGCGAAGAGTTCTCAGAGCTGGAGAACTTCTCTGAGATGATGAGCTTCAAGTCCATGGAGGACCTCGTCAATGAATTTGACGAGAAGCTGAACGTGTGCTTCCACAATTACAACACCAAGACAGAAGGTCTGGCACCTGTTCGCAACCAATCGCATACCGAAGAGGATGAGGAGAGGCTTCAAGATGAAGAGTAAGATCTTTTCTGTTCCATTTCTAGTAAATACATGTAGATAGTGAATGAAGTTTGATGCAATTAGCATCACGTTTTTGCACCACTAAAAAAGTAGCATGGATACTGTTATGACTGTGCTGATGAATATGCCTATCCAGTTGGCTGTCTCTTTGCCAATCAAAAGTGAGGACATGTCTGACATCCTTGCCAGCTCGCCTGCCAATCAAATTGTATAAAAACACCCTTTGTCCATCACCAGCGcctgtctgtgtgcgtgtgtccaCGGTTTGGCCGTGAATTATTCAGCAAATTTTTATACGCCTCAGTGCTTTTGTTTGTCCTGACTTGTCTGTGCTGGCTGCCTGTCACCATCCTCTCTCTGCCGTCAAATCTGCCTCTCGCAaaataggacaaaaaaaatcCCTTGGTCTAAATATAGCATACATTATTGTTGATTTAAAACAGTCAAAACATCATCCCTAATTGAGGCTGTAAAGGCAAAAATATACACTAATATtagcaagtaaacaaaaaagagcataaaatgtgagaaaattagattcaaatcaacattttattatactttttgtAGCCTTATAAGAGATCAAATTGAACATGTCACTGGGTTTTCCAGTATTTGAGCATCTTGCTCATTACTCTCATAGTTTGTGCTGTAAATATGCCGTTGATTTATGATTTGTTAGCATGTTATTTTCTGCGTTTCCCACTGTGATGTGTTCTCATTGCCCGTGGCTTTTGTTCTTGGCTTGTATTCAGACACAAATCTGTCTCTGCGCTAGAATTCAGCCTGTGGCTGTGCATCTGATGAATTACAGAAGCCAGCCTGCTGCAATTCTcagtatatatatctatatatatatatatatagattgattattttatttttaatttttttacctgTGGTTGGTAAATATTCTAGATAAGATGTTGCCTTTGGAGATCTCTAGACAGTAAACAGAAATTAAACTCTTTCCGACAATGACATATGGGTAGACAATGAGTCTGTACCAGTTTGGTGTTGTTGCAGGGCTGGAATGGAGGCTGGTAGGCTTGTGTCTGTGTGCCCTCAGAGGATCAGCACACTTTGAATGGCCACTTGTTCCCTGGATGACTAGACAGAGGCACAAAGAAAGTGTGGAGAGTAATTTCAGTGTGTAGatagaaaatagaaaagaaagaaaagagaaagaaatcgtTGTCACTAGCCCAGTTATATAAACATGCAAACCAGCTACTTAAagaacatcttaaaataaacatgacaaattttaattaatacatataaatgaaatTTCTCAGTTAATGAAGTGAGTGCTTATTAAAGGTGTTGTAAAAGAATGTATaattcataattctgagttGGAATGTCTCATATTTGTTCCATTTTCACTGTGTGTCGGTTGGAACATTGTGTATATAAATGTCcatgcatgtgtttttgtagCGTGTGGGATGCTCTGACTGACAACTACATCCCCTCCTCTGTGTCCAGCTGGGACGACCCCACCTCAGAAACGCTGAACGGCAACCTCTCAGATCAGGAGGTAAACATCTGCTCTGCTCTGATAACATTCATGGTGTTGACATAATATACTGCAGGGTTACTGTGTAGATTAATGCTATAGAACATGACTATAAGTTAGAGTACAATAACATGTTAGGGACAACAGAATTTTTACCAATGCAGAAACagcttattattattgatatttatattacattatttatagtAACTTAATTTTATAATGTGAATTTTATCACACAGTGATATTACTATTTAGATtacttaaatattaatattattattctgttgatatcaataaatattatttattgttaaaggtaatttattaataatattaattatattgtattgatGGAAGTTATCACTGATGCATTGGCCATCaaaaacatatcttgaaatatcTTTCTCCTTATAAttgaaaaagcatttatttcctCTGAGCAAATGACTGCAGGACTATATAAAGACTACAGCTTTGCCTTCTTGATTCAGGGTGTGGTTTGTATATTTATGCCAAATGGACGGCAGATACAGTCACTCGCTGCCAAAAACCCAGCCTGATCTACTTTCTCTGGCAATCAGCCTGTCCCAAGCTTTGCAATAACCAGTTTAGACACCACAAAAAACTAACTggcatacatttttatatttcgtCATCATGTGATATGAACAGTTACAGTCtttgtataatattatacaGATTATGAACTAATGCAACTGGTCAGATGTGAAATGAGGTAATCTAATGCTAGCTTTTGACTAGTTTAGCGAAGGCTCTGCTGTACATCATCGCAGGCCAGAAGAGTTGTCAAGCTAACATTTGAAAGCACTCTCTCCAGCACATTACCAACGAGTGCAATGGAGCCATTACTCTCTACCATCTTGTCATATTGATACGGCTGATGCTCCTAAACACGTTGTGAAGATTTTCATGAACGTATTTGTCTTGGTTTTAAAGATACATGAAAAAGAAGAGGAGGAGATGAATGAGAAGAATGAGAATGCCAATTGTCTGAGTGACGAACCTCTTATTACAGCTGATCAGGTGAGCCTAAACTTGGTATTTGTGACAAACTAATGGTCGATACATTTAGcctaatactgtatttttacatcgAGCAGGTTTACGCTTGAACAGTAACCTAGCTTTAAAGCTATGCTATATTTAAAATCAAGTGTGCTACATTGATCCATTGCATTTCAAAGCTAAAATTCAAAGCTGTAGTTCTGTTGtgtcctcaatttttttaaacacccaCTGAAATCTGTCATTTATTCTCCCACCAGGTGATTGAGGAGATTGTGGAGATGATGGAAAACTCACCAGACCCTGGAGAgacagaggaagaggaggaagatgaTATCGCAGTGTCTTCCTCTAAAAGCAGCCCCTCTCTGTTGGAGGAGATCCGCATGCTGTCTCAGGCCTCCAACAACAACTGCTCCTATGAAGGTGCTTGTTCAAACCtgcaattaataaatatatgtgaAGCTCAGGGTGACTTTTAAAAGTTGTCATGAATCTTCAGATGAAACTAGATGCAAGGATGAAAGTTTGAACACTTAAACAAGTACTGCTTTAAATGTAGTTGATGTATACAGTAAATGGACTAGGTACAGAGTATGTTTATCTTTATGAGTAAAAGAAGTACCTTGATATTACCAGATCAAGGTCAATGTAAACATGCTCTACATCTCCCCAGGAAAAGAAACAGGTGCCTATTGAGTACACAGAGAGGGTTGCTATTTTAAACCATGTTGTTTCAGCATTTCTTTATCCCACAGACTGATGAAACCGATCATGTTTTTGAAACCAAAAACGCAGTAGAGCAAAAACGAATGAAAAATAGCCCACGTCAACTGAGAACGACACTTTCTTTAGAAACATTGCAACATTAGTCACAGTGTGAAAGTCAAGTGTTGCTCGCTTTGATCAAGTCTTATTAAACCGAATGCTTGTCATGCAGGTCTGAGGCTGATGCCCAGCTCGGCGCTGCTTGACATCTTGTGTCGGATGGAGGCGGCGATACGAGAGTATTCGGAGGAACTGGTGGCCCAGCTGGCCCGGAGGGACGAGCTGGAGTTTGAGAAGGAGGTGAAGAACACCTTCATCACAGCTCTGATGGAGGTCCAGAACAGACAGAAGGAGCAAAGGGAGCTGAGCAAGCGCAGGCGTAAGGACAAGGCCATGAGTCTACAAGGATCTACCCGATCCGAGAAGACCGGGAGCATGCCTGCAAAAGTAAGAGTGCTGAAATGAACTGCATGATGTTTACCTCCACAGACATCTCTCTCTGCGTTTAATGGATCTTGCCCCATTACTCTTCAGCTGCACTTAGCACTTACTGGAAGTGTAGAGGAAGCATTCCCCTGCAGTATGAGCTGTGGAGGCAATACCAGCTTCCTCTTACAGTAATGCCACTGTGATTCGATTACATCATGCAAGAACTGCATCTCTGCGTCCTCATCCTCCATGTTCTCACAGGGATGAGTTgatcattttagtcattttgtacACAGTGACTAGAGTTAGTAAATGTGGCAACTTGTGAAGCTCAAATTGAATATATTATGTTTGCACACTTTTCCTGAACTCAGAAGCTTAGGATTTtagctaaaatattattatatagccATTTTATGACtgataatttataaataaataatttttaaattaatttaaattatataattttttggagaattaatataattttaaaagcaaatatatatataggtatatatatatatatatatatatatattttttttaaattattattattaattctcaaaaaatactttcaaaagcttaaataaatggcatcacaacattataatgaacagtatatataatgtaaaataaatattataatatttattattacacgATTTTAATCATTTGCTGAAAGAAATTTGCAGATACTCACATAAGACATAATTTCAGAACTTTCTGCATCATTTCTAGATCCCCAATTGAATTCTTCCAGCTCTTTTCTCTAGTTTGGCGTAGGATGTGCACACACAAGGGATGCAGTGCTGTACAAAATGTGAGATTCTggttattaatatttgatgttttaatgtttttcagcGCTTCAGCATGGAGGGTCTGTCCAACATCCTGCAGACAGGCATCAGACAGACCTTTGGGACCTCAGGGACAGAAAGACAGGTAAGGAGGAGCTTTTATGTTCAGTTAATGTTCCGAACTAAACTTGCGTAAACTCTGTCTGATTGTTTTTTCATATGTGTGTTCAACAGTATCTAAACACAGTCATCCCATACGAGAAAAAAGGGACTCCTCCATCTGTGGATGACTTGCAAATGCTCACAAAAAGTAAGAGTACTGAACTGCACTAATGGCATTAAAATTGAGTCAAAGTGAATCCAACTTTTCTGTAGAAATCACCATAatatttcaagtttattttgttaatatttgcgaatattgatttatttaatccttaaaatcaaataataacaaatttaGGCCATCAAAGGAAAACAAATAGTGACCATTATTTCAACTGATATTGTTTTTCAGTTCTTTATGCCATGAAAGAAGACAGTGAGAAGGTCCCGACCCTCCTGACTGACTATATACTAAAAGgtcattcaaattttttttccaccataattaaactaacttttaaaaatagttctgtattattatttttttaaatgatgttttaaatggtattttgttagtttatggtgtttttaattgtcatattttttatatagaagTATTATTACTGTGGCTCTAAAATAGGCTATAAGTTGAAAACACTTTACCAGCTAGGAAGTGTCATTTTTCATAATGTATATTTCTAtctcaatttaattaaataactgGATTCACAGAATATCCCTGTTCAAAATTTTGTCATAAATAACACacctgcattattatttttttgttttgttttcattttgagtgtttttgtcagttttattagcgtttagttttttatatgtctatatagtatttatttattcattttttatttcagttttagttattttagtgcatcaTGTTCAACTTTatgaaatgagaaatgctgctttggcaactagctgaaataaaataaggttaaggttgttttatattttatttcatttcagataacgtttattttaaaatgtttttatggctTTTGTTTTACTTAACTATAGTTATATAGtacagtatttaaatgtatctGAAGTACATGCACAGCATTGAGACCATTAACACATTATCACGTCTCCACCCTGCAGTTCTGTGTCCTACCTAAAGTCCTGAGCGTGTGCTGATGGTGAGACTGTGGAGAGGTCGGGTGTCTTCGTTCTTCCTCTCTCAGTTCTCCAGCCCAGCTGCATGAGCTCTCTTATCCAGTATCAGCGAGGGACCCTGAACATCTAACCATCCTTCTCTTGCTTATctaatgacctttgaccttgcTCATCTCACTGCCCTTCCTGTATTCACATATCCACGAGGTTCATACCACAGCGCCTGGTGCTTTACATGTTTTCTACTACGTACGTTACTACGGGCCAAAAGCCATATGGAACGTGTAAGGGTAACAGGTGAACTATAATCGGTTTAACTCTACGATcaggtaatatttttatttttatttttaaatatacatctAACATAAGGCATTTTACATACTACTCAATCATTCACATCCGTTCTGAACACAGGTGACGATGAGAAGGGCATTATTCACAATCTTCTTCAGGCATAGATGTATTGATTCGAGAGCACATTTGAAAATAATCCATCCATAATTTCTGCTTTTGCCGTTTTAGTATTGTGGCTTCATTTCAGCCAAGGTTGGCTGAAAATACAGCATGTTTTAGTGTTCTACATTAATGCCAAGTTATAGGGAGAAACCTTGTGACTTTTCTTATTTTGGGTAACTTGAGACTTTTTTTCATCCTATGTATGAAATATACAGTTATACATAACGTGATTTCTTTGACCATCCATTTGTCTAATAAAAccttttttgttagtttttttttttttttactcttaacATTAACTGTCATTCATGCCTTGTGCTTACATctttaatgtatatatttcttatttactAAGGGACATGGAGGAATGTGAAGTATTGCTGAGTTATAATTCCAATAAATGTCAAACCCTGTGAAAGCCTGAATGACTGTTTTCATTGTAATATCGCAATATTCCACTAGAGGGCAGTCATATGCAGGTTATTATAATTCATCGTACATgcaaacttaaacttaaatccGCGTTAAAcgaggatttttttttgtggcgTCTAGTTTAATAttgtactttaaaattaaaattaaattaaaacaataactgGTGACATCAAAACTGTTGATACTCATTAGTTGGAAAAAGTTTTCAGAGTCATGCTCGTATGTGAGTGACTTCCCTTTCTAGTTCTGCTTAAACCAgtgtaaaaaatgaattaattttatttctttattttattaatttcatttgtcCCCTGGAACAGATATCATACCTTTCTAaaggaatattttttttctgatataCTGTCCATGTCTAGGCCTACTACTTTTGTCTGTTGAAATTGTATTCATCATTTCAATTAACTAAAGTTAATTCATTtccccccggtttcacagacgagGCTTAAACTAGTCCCGGACTGAAATGCATGTTTAAGCtgtctcaactgaaaatatcttgctctgacatatcttaaaatatgtcagtgtcattgttctgtgtcaagatgcacaccttAATGTTGTCTTCTAAggcatttttgtaaaagttgcttaaatatcttaatttaactaaggcctaGTCCTGGTTTAAGCTAAGCCCCgtttgtgaaaccgggcctCAGTGTCTTAACAACGGAATATCTGAACTATATCATGTTTGATAACAGACAAAAACAGAGGAAttcatttttgctcattttaAATGCTGCAGTCTTGTTAGCTTATCTTAGCCATTCTGAGTCTGACCCTGACTAAATATTACACAGCTTGCGCTTATTTACGTAACGCCTTAGGTTATCTTTTCcacatattattaataatgggcCACCAGAAATGTCGTAAAAAGAAGTTATAACAGTATCTTACCTTctgctcttttctttttatagCAAGTCTTAACCGTTTGCTTAGACACTTTCCAACGAAAAGCGCGCGAAAAATAATACAatcggcggccatctttgaaacgcctctcgagCATGCAAGTGCGGCTCCTATCTCTCTGAATGGGGAaccatcaaattctccaaaactgttcactaagcttacgattaaatttcatatttgaaatctgtcaacaactgtatcataaatgttgtttcttttgctcaaaaaGCGttataaaaagtttatttttcaagctagatcagccagtgcgcatgcgcacGTCTCAGAGcgctgtttctatagcaaccgggacttctaactgcagctgcagtgacgcgctgactttaccgattagcCAGCGATTGGctgtttcattcagaaggcggggcttcaCGTCTTGGATATTCTATATTTAATCTTTATGAGGACCTTTATCCGCCatcaaaaaacattaatttacttATTAGTAAGCATTAACATAAACCTAGGTCACTGTAGGTCAATATACCATGGACTGGATCACAACAAATACATACATGATATGTTAGATATCATACAAAATATATGTTACATTTCTGACTCTACAGAACATTACTACTATGTTTCATTGTAAATGAACAGACTGCATGTTTACAGCCAGtttcttttaatcaaaaatatgaatacaaaGTGTTTTCATGTCTGCTGACAGTAAATAGTCATAAATACAGAACAGTTTGAGGTTGTCCAGTCTGCAGATGACAAAAAGATTGACATGGGTAcagacaataaaacatttctaataaaataaagtaaaatagtTTGTGCTTGAAAAACAGTCAGTCGCACTGTACATACAACATACTTCAAAAAATTACAGTAGTggtttaaaaagcatttatgaaaaaaaaaaaaaaaacctacaacATGATTTTTGTCATACAGATGCGCTATTGTGATTTATTGTATAGTCTGCTATAGCCTACTTAAAGTAACCATgaacccattttacttccataatatgaCGTATTTCTGAAAAACTGGGATGTTCAGTGATGtgcattaagaaaataaatacgAGTTCATGTTTCACTGGTGCATTTATTTCCTGGAAACTGGATGTTTTAGCCTTATGACCTTCATTTGCAGCCTAATAATGCCATATTTCTTAAGCTACCATTACTTTTGTTAAAAATTTCTAGCAGTGCTCTGAAACAATGCTGATAAGAATGTCAAGAAAAACTAATATCCCCACATCAACAGGAACTCTTTGGTTTAAACCAGAAAAAAATCATGAACTTCTTTACTGCGAAATTATGAAATGACCACAGACCTAGAGTGAGAAGTAAATACCTTATTTACAGTAAGTTAAAGGAATGTTTACAGTTTACATATTCAGTACAATACATTAGTTTTAAATATCATCATGGGGTACAAaaacgctatataaataaagatacCACCAAATTCTACACTTCTAAATTGAAAAAAGCTACCTCACATCTCTATAACAACAggtttatttctaaatatttggccaaaaaacatttaaaaggcaAATATAGCAACTTAAGTCACATTTTAAGTGATGTCCTTGACATTCCCTTAACATATGCTGCGATGAAACATATGCTATCCACCTTCATTTTAACATAAGAGTGGGTGCAGCCATTCAAACTAAATAGCTTACTTCCGcattgaaaaataaggtggactGATTGcatatgtattaaacatatgTAAACGTAATTATTCATGAGGAGTGTCTGTAAATAATGTGGAATAGacctttcatttgttttcatcaaGGCAAGTTAGCATCTTTAGTTAGTAAAATAACAATCAGTACAGCAGTAAcaataaaaagaacaaatcaAATTAAGTGAAAAAGTGAATAATTCCAATAgtgttgtcaaacgattaatcacatccaaaataaatgtttttgtatacataacgtgtgtgtactgtgtatatttattatgtgtatataaatacacacacatacagtatatatttcgaaaatattaacatatatttatattcataatttatattatatataaatatatttaatatataaacataacatttttcttaaatatatacatgcatgtgtgtgtaattatatacacatatattatgtaaacaaaaacttttattttggatgtaattaatcgcaattaattttttgacagcactaaattcttttttttggtCGGCGTCTTTTTGTTTACAGCTAAGCAAGTTCCACTTAAGAGAAAGTAGAGGATTTTCTGTAATACTTTgaacagtaaaaaaatacaaaacaataaaatgagcATCTTTACATATATTTGCttactttttttatattgagaaaaaaaaaaaaaaaaattgcatcatACAGTTTCCATACAGAGGCAATAAGCTTATCGGTTCCAATTCATCCTTTCCAATGTGCTTCAGTTTGTGGGATCGCAGACATGATGTCCTCTTCAGAAGTCCAGAAGAAATGTTTGGTCCTACACCAGAGAGCCAGCCTGGTTTTGCGCTGGCACCATGATGGGTACCCCTCCCATGCGGGAAATGTTGGCAGCAGTTACGGTGGTGGGCAGCACGGGCGGACGTGGAATCTGAGGCTGGGCGGGGGCTGGCCGGGGCACTGAGGTGTGCTGGGAGCCTCCATTGATGCTGGGGGGTCCCGAGGGTCCACGGGGAAGGATCGGGTTGGTGTTGTAGCCTGGCAATGTGCGCTCCAGGGTGGCATCTGCTGGAGGCTGCAAGCGGTAGCCGGCTGTGCTGCC includes:
- the fez1 gene encoding fasciculation and elongation protein zeta-1 → MEAPLVCLDEEFEDLRPCKMEELESEQPAYRPHKTIPLAPLCREEFSELENFSEMMSFKSMEDLVNEFDEKLNVCFHNYNTKTEGLAPVRNQSHTEEDEERLQDEDVWDALTDNYIPSSVSSWDDPTSETLNGNLSDQEIHEKEEEEMNEKNENANCLSDEPLITADQVIEEIVEMMENSPDPGETEEEEEDDIAVSSSKSSPSLLEEIRMLSQASNNNCSYEGLRLMPSSALLDILCRMEAAIREYSEELVAQLARRDELEFEKEVKNTFITALMEVQNRQKEQRELSKRRRKDKAMSLQGSTRSEKTGSMPAKRFSMEGLSNILQTGIRQTFGTSGTERQYLNTVIPYEKKGTPPSVDDLQMLTKILYAMKEDSEKVPTLLTDYILKVLCPT